GGTCGATTCGCGGTACGCTTCCACCAGTTGGTCGAAGCTAACATTACGGTACGCCGGGTCGTTCACGTCCGGCGAGATCGACGCGGTGCGGTTGGTCGGCCCCAGCACCCCGGCGACATAGCGCGGACGCTCCGGCGTGCGTGCCGTCCACTCGTCGGCGCAGGCGCGCGCCAGCCGGGCAGCGGCGGTATTGATTTCCGCCGACAGCGCTTCCATCTCGTAGTCGGCCATCGCGATGCGGGTGGCGTTGAAGGTGTTGGTTTCCAGAATATCCGCGCCCGCCGCCAGATAATCGTTATGAATGGCGGTGATCACCTCCGGCTTACTCAGCACCAGCAGGTCATTATTGCCTTTCAGGTCGCAGTGCCAGTCGGCAAAGCGCTCGCCGCGGTAATCCTCTTCCTGCAGACGGTAACTCTGGATCATGGTGCCCATGCCGCCGTCCAGAATCATAATGCGTTGCGCCAGTTGCTGCTGTAATGCCTGTAACCGATTTGCCATCATCTTATTCTCGTTATCACCCTCGTCTGTGCGAACCTTTATCCTAGCACAACAGCCCGCCGCGCCAGCGCAGTACGCTGTTGATAAAACCGCCTGACAAGACGGTTGCATTCTGCGCTAAAAAAACGAAAATCGATTCCATGATATGAAAAAGGAAATCGACGATGACACCACCCGAAGCCGCCAAACGCGGCAAAAAACCCCGCGCTGCCGGCGCCAGCCCCGCTCAGCCTGCCGGGCAGGTACAGTCGCTGACACGCGGGCTGACGCTGCTGGAATACATCGCCAAAGCCAACGGCAGCATCGCGCTGACCGATCTGGCTCAACAGGCGGGCTTGCCCAACTCCACCACCCACCGGTTACTGACTACCATGCAACAGCAGGGGTTCGTGCGCCAGGTCGGCGATTTGGGATTGTGGACCATCGGCACCCATGCTTTTATCGTCGGCAGCAGCTTTCTGCAAAGCCGTAATCTGCTCAGTCTGGTGCACCCGATGTTGCGTCAGTTGATGGAGAGTTCCGGAGAGACGGTGAATCTGGCGGTGCTGGATCAGAGTGATTATCAGGCCATTATCATCGATCAGGTGCAGTGTACCGCGTTGATGCGCATGTCCGCGCCGATCGGCGGCAAACTGCCGATGCACGCGTCCGGCGCCGGCAAAGCGTTCCTCGCCATGCTACCGGACGACAACATCACCCAACTGCTGCACCGCAAAGGGCTGCATAGCTATACCCCGCATACCCTCAGTGCCCAGACGCTAAAGGAAAACCTGACCAGCATTCGCCGCCAGGGCTACGCGCTGGACGATGAAGAGCACGCGCTGGGCCTGCGCTGCGTCGCCGCCTGCATTCTGGACGAACACCACGAGGCGTTTGCCGCCATCTCCATTTCCGGTCCGGTATCCCGCATCACCGACGATCGCATCACCGAACTGGGCGCGCTGGTGATCAAGGCGGCGAAAGAGATTACCTACCAGTACGGCGGCGCGCGCTGATCGCCGGCGTCATGACGTCAGCGCGCCCGCTGACGTTACCGGGTCGGCATAACGTAAGCTGAAGCGCTTTCTGCGCCGGTAAGCGTAGACATCCTCAATATAGCCGTCGCGGATTCGCTGCTGCAACGCCCGCCAGTATTCGGCCCGAAACAGGTCGTTGTGCAGCTCTTCAAACAGCGGCAGCAAGCGGCGATCGCTGCACAGAAACTGGCGGAACTCTTCCGGAAACACATCATTCGGCCCGACGCTGTACCAGGGCTCCGCCGCCAGTTCGTCCGCCGGGTCGCGGGGCGGCGGGATGTCGCGGAAATTCACCTCGGTCATGTAGCAGATTTCGTCGTAGTCATAAAACACCACCCGGCCGTGGCGAGTGACGCCGAAGTTCTTGAACAGCATATCGCCGGGAAAGATATTGGCCGCCGCCAGTTGCCGGATGGCGTTGCCGTACTCGTCGATGACATCGCGCAGCGCCTGCCCGTCGACCTGTTCCAGATAGAGATTCAGCGGCGTCATGCGCCGTTCCATGTACAGATGGCGGATCACCAGCCGGTCGCCGAGATCTTCCAGCTTATCCGGCACCTCCCGCCGCAGTTCCGCCAGCAATTCCGGGCTGATGCGCGCTTTCTCCAGCACGAAGTTTTCATACTCCTGGGTGTCCGCCATGCGCCCGACGCGGTCATGCTCCTTCACCAGCCGGTAGCACTCCCGCACCCGCGCCTCGCTGACCTCTTTTTGCGGCGCAAACCGATCCTTGATCACCTTGAACACCCGGTCGAAGGTCGGCAGTGTGAACACCAACATCACCATTCCTTTCACCCCCGGCGCGGTAATAAACGGTTCCTGCGTACCGGCGATGAAATCAAGGTACTCCCGGTAGTACTCGGTCTTGCTGTGTTTCTGGCAGCCGATCGCCAGATACAGCTCCGCGGTGGTCTTACCCGGCAAAATCTCCCGCAGCCAGGCCACCAGCGCCGACGGCAGCGGCGCGTAAACCATGAAGTAGGAACGGGCGAAGCCAAACACGATGCTGGCATCCGCATGGCGGGTCAGGCAGGTATCGATAAACAGCGCGCCGCGCTCGTTGTGGTGAATCGGCAGCAAAAACGGAAACACGCCGCCCGGCAAACGCAGTTTTCCCACCAGCCAGGCCGCCTTGTTACGGTAAAACAGCTCGTTCGCCACCTGCAACGAGGCGTTCGCCAGCGACGCCGCCGGGAACGCTTCCCGCAACGACCGCACCACATAACCGATGTCCCGCGTCAGGTTTTCCCACGGCAACCGCAGCGGCAAGGCGGTCAGCACCGCTTCCAGCATCGCGGGCCAGCCGCCGTCGGGCTGGTAAGTCCGAGCCAGCGGACGCGGGATTTCCTGAAAGCGTCGCGCCGGCTGCGAACTGAACACGAACAGTTTGTCCGGCGTCAGCTCACGGTGATTAAACAGCCGGCAATACACCGAGTTGAAAAAGCTCTCCGCAATTTCGAAGCGCGGATAGTCCGGCAACAGCGCGGTATAAATCTGTTTGACCCGCGCGACAAACGCTGCGTCGTAACACTGCCGGTCGGTGATGCAGCCCAGCTGTTCCACCACCAGCCCGACATGATGGTCGTAAAGCTGGATACGCTGCTTCATCGCCTGCTGCACCGCGTGCCAGTCCGCCTGCTCGAAGCGCTGCTGTGCCCCGGCAGTCACCTCCAGAAACCGGCCGTACTGCGCATCGAACCCTTGCAGAATGGTCTGCGCCACCAGTTGTTCCCGTCCCCGACTCATCCATCTCTCCTCTAACGCCGTCGACTTAACGTAATGCGGCCAGCATCAGGCTGGCCGCTTCATCGTATGGAGGATTCAGAACTGCTGTTCCTCCGTCGAACCGGTCAACGCGGTGACGGACGACGCGCCGCCCTGAATCAGGGTGGTCACCTTGTCGAAATAACCGGTGCCCACCTCCTGCTGGTGAGACGAGAAGGTATACCCTTGTTTAATGGCCGCAAATTCCGGCTGCTGTACTTTCTCCACGTAGTGCTTCATGCCTTCGCCCTGCGCATAAGCATGCGCCAGGTCGAACATGTTGAACCACATGCTGTGGATACCCGCCAGCGTGATGAACTGGTATTTGTAGCCCATCTCCGACAGTTCATCCTGAAAACGGGCGATGGTGCGATCGTCCAGATTCTTCTTCCAGTTGAATGACGGCGAGCAGTTGTAGGCCAGCAGCTTGCCGGGAAAACAGGCGTGAATCGCCTCGGCGAAACGCCGCGCCAACGCCAGGTCGGGCGTTGAGGTTTCACACCACACCAGATCGGCGTAAGGCGCGTACGCCAGCCCGCGGCTGATCGCCTGCTCCACCCCGGCGCGGGTACGGTAAAACCCTTCCACCGTGCGTTCGCCGGTAACGAAGTCTCGGTCGTAATCATCACAATCCGAGGTCAGCAAGTCGGCAGCGTCGGCGTCGGTACGCGCCACCAGCAAGGTCGGTACGCCCAGCACGTCCGCCGCCAGCCGGGCCGCTACCAGTTTCTGCACTGCTTCCTGCGTCGGCACCAGCACCTTGCCGCCCATATGGCCGCACTTCTTCACCGACGCCAGTTGGTCTTCAAAATGGACGGCGGCGGCGCCCGCTTCAATCATCGATTTCATCAGCTCAAACGCATTCAACACCCCGCCGAAACCGGCTTCCGCATCCGCCACGATCGGCAAAAAGTAGTCGGTGTAACGTGGGTCATCCTGCCCGATGCCGTTGGCCCACTGGATTTGATCCGCCCGCCGGAAAGTATTGTTGATACGCTGCACTACCTCTGGCACCGAGTTGGACGGATAGAGCGACTGATCCGGGTACATGCTGGCGGCCAGGTTGGCGTCCGCCGCCACCTGCCAGCCGGACAGATACACCGCCTCCAGCCCGGCTTTCGCCTGCTGCAACGCCTGCCCGCCGGTCAACGCGCCAAGGCAGTTGACGTAGCCTTTGCGCGACTTACCGTTCAACAGCTTCCACAGCTTTTCCGCGCCCAGTTGCGCCAGCGTACAGGCGGGGTTCACCGACCCGCGCAGATTCACCACGTCTTCCGCGCGGTACGGGCGGGTAATGCCTTTCCAGCGCGGCGTGTTCCACTCTTGTTCCAGTTGCTCGATTTGTTGGGTACGAGAGGTGCTCATAGCGATTCCTTTTTTAAACAGGATTAATCAAGTAAGTCGTAACCGGGTAAGGTGAGGAAATCGATTAATGCGTCCTGCGTGGTGATGCGTTCCATCAGTCGGGCGGCTTCCTCGAAGCGGCCGCCGTCGAAGCGGGCGTCGCCCAGCTCAACACGGATAACCTGCATCTCTTCGGCCAGCATCTGGCGAAATAGCGCCTTGGTCACCACCCGACCGTCACTGAGGGTTTTGCCGTGGTGGATCCACTGCCAGATCGAGGTACGGGAGATTTCGGCGGTGGCGGCATCCTCCATCAGCCCGTAAATCGGCACACAGCCGTTGCCGGAAATCCAGGCTTCGATGTATTGCACCGCCACGCGGATATTGGCGCGCATACCGGCTTCGGTGCGTTCTCCCGGACAAGGTGCCAGCAGTTCGTCGGCGGTCGCCGCCGCATCGTCTTCGCGCAACATATCCAGTTGATTGGGACGATCGCCCAGCAGGCGATCGAACACCGGCATCACCGTGTCGGCCAGGCCGGGATGGGCGATCCAGGTGCCGTCATGACCATTGCGGGCCTCCAGCTCCTTGTCCTGCCGCACTTTCTCCTGCACCCAGGCGTTGCGCTCCACGTCTTTGCTGGGAATGAACGCGGCCATCCCGCCCATCGCAAACGCGCCGCGCCGATGACAGGTTTTGATCAGCAAACGTGAATAGGCATTCAGAAACGGTTTGTCCATGGTCACCGACTGGCGATCCGGCAATACCCGGTCCGGATGATTTTTCAAAGTCTTGATGTAGCTGAAGATATAGTCCCAACGACCGCAGTTCAGCCCGACGATGTGGTCACGCAGGTGATAAAGAATTTCGTCCATCTGGAACACGGCGGGCAGGGTTTCAATCAGGATGGTGGCTTTGATGGTGCCGCGCGTCAGGCCAAAATGGTCCTCGGTGTAACTGAATACCTCACCCCACCAGGCGGCTTCCTGCCAGGACTGGGTTTTCGGCAGGTAGAAATAGGGGCCGCTGCCTTTTGCCAGCAGTTGACGGTAGTTGTGGAAAAAATAGAGTGCGAAATCGAACAGGCTGCCAGGGATAGGCTCATCGCGCCACAACACGTGTTTTTCCGGCAGGTGCAAACCGCGTACCCGGCAGATCAACACCGCCGGGTCGGGTTTGAGCTGATAAATCTTTCCCGTCTCGCTGGTATAAGTGATGGTGCCGCGTACCGCATCCCGCAAGTTGATTTGCCCCTCAATCACTTTCGACCAACTGGGCGCCAGTGAATCTTCAAAGTCCGCCATAAAGACTTTCACGTTGGCATTCAGGGCATTAATCACCATTTTTCGTTCCACCGGGCCGGTAATCTCTACCCGGCGATCCAGCAGATCGGCTGGAATGCCACGCACCTTCCAGTCGGCTCTCCTTATGGAATTCGTTTCCGAAATAAAATTGGGTAATTCTCCGTTATCAATGCGCGCCTGTACCGCCTGACGTTCCGCCAGTAAGCGGTTACGCTGCGGGGTGAACCGGCTGACCAGCATCGTGAGAAAATCCACCGCCTCTGCCGTCAAAATCTGCCGTTCTTCCTCGCCAAATACGGCGGTAAACGCCAATTCCCTGCTTATCGTCTGTTGTGTCATGTCGTATTTCCTATTCCGCTGTCTTCGCCTGATCGGTTGTTCAATCTGTGAGCTCAACCCGAACGTTTTTCAGCCAACAGAACTAAGCCTAATCCAATAAAATTAAAAATCAAAAACAATTTCCATTTTTAATTTTAATTAAACTCAAGCACATGATTAATTTAAAATTAAAGTTATACGGAATAGAGAAATACATTCCATGAATCAACAAGGAGAAGAAGTCGCGACGTATCCGCAGGCTGCAGCTCAGCAGGAAAAAGAAAAGGCGCCATAAGGCGCCTGATGGGAGAGAACGAGAGGAAAAATCAATCCAGCGTAGGATTCATATGACGCAAATCGAACGGCGTGATCTGGTAAACGTAGTAATTCAACCAGTTGGAAAACAGCAGATGGCCGTGGCTACGCCAGGTCGCCCGCGGCGTTTTCTGAGGGTTATCCCCCGGGAAGTAGTTCACCGGGATCACCGGATTAAGGCCGGCATCACAGTCACGGAAATACTCGCTCGCCAGCGTCAGCGCGTCGTACTCTGGGTGCCCGGTCACAAACGCCAGCCGCTTATCCTTGCTGGCAAACAGGTAGGCTCCAGCTTCCTCGGACTCCACCAGAATATCCAGATCGGTGTGTTCACGAATCACATCGGAAGGGAAATCCGCATAACGGGAATGTGGGGCCAGAAAGGTTTCGTCAAAACCACGTGTCAACGGGGCATGCGGCTGCAGCGTATGGTGTGAATACACGCCGGATAATTTCACGTCACGGGTCAACTTGGGGATGCCGTACAACACATTCAACGCCGCCTGCACTGCCCAACACACAAACAGTGTAGAAGTGACATGCTCTTTGGCCCAGTTAACCACCCGCTCGATCTGCGGCCAATACACCACATCGCAAAAATCCACCAGCCCCAGCGGGGCGCCGGTCACGATCAAACCATCAAAGTTCTCGTGCTCGATATCTTCAAAATCGCAGTAAAAATTGTTGAGGTGCTCCGCCGGCGTGTTCTTCGATTCCCGGCTATCGATTCGCAACAACTGAATATCCACCTGCAGTGGCGAGTTCGACAACAGCCGTAGGAACTGGTTTTCCGTTTCGATTTTCTTTGGCATCAGGTTAAGTACCAGTACCTTCAACGGACGAATTTCCTGCGTTCTGGCTCGGGAAGACGCCATCACAAAGACGTTTTCATTGCGCAAGAAGCTGACAGCCGGCAACTCATCAGGAACCCGAATTGGCATAACCTTACACCTCACTGCATACGTTTATACGTTTATACGTTTAGCCTTCTAGGCTGCCGAAGATAGCGACTTTCCAGCGCAATGTCGAGCACATAACCGTCTGGTTGAAAATCTTTCATCAGAAATCAGATTTGTATATCCATTTTTAGCATAAGAATTACACAGTATGACGCAAAGCGAGATGATTATTCTGTTGATGCCGAGTGATAAAAACCGCAGAGAGAGGGGAATAAAGAGAAGGCCTTGCAGGGAAAAAGCGACAGGCACAGCGCAGGCGCGCGACACAACGCCGGGGAGAGCACAGGACCGGACCGGCCCGGACCGTAAAACCGCACACCGGGCCGCCGCCTGCCCTGACCNNNNNNNNNNNNNNNNNNNNNNNNNNNNNNNNNNNNNNNNNNNNNNNNNNNNNNNNNNNNNNNNNNNNNNNNNNNNNNNNNNNNNNNNNNNNNNNNNNNNCCGCTCGACTTGCATGTGTTAGGCCGTGCCGCCAGCGTTCAATCTGAGCCATGATCAAACTCTTCAATTTAAAGTTTGATGCTGCTTCCGAAGAAGCGGTGCTCAAAGAATTTACTGTTAGTTCGTATGAATTAACTGTTGTCACTCTTCAAGACTTTTTCACATAATTTTTTAGTGAAGTGTCCTGCGAGTGCCCACACAGATTGTCTGATTGATTGTTAAAGAGCAGTGCGACCGGCTTACAGCCTGCTGTCGCGAGGTGGCGTATACTACGCTTTCCTCCTGCGGAGTCAACGACTTTTTTCTCGTTTTCCCCGCCTGACACCGCGCTGCGTTTCCGCTGTTGCCGTGTCAGTGGATGCGCATTATAGGGATCCGAACGGGTTACACAATCACTTTCTCGATCTTTTTTTCCGTTCGCGCATTTTTCCACCCTTACGTTGAGTTATTGTGCAGACAACGCTATTTTCTGAGCAATAAAGCCGGATCCGCCCCAAGATCTGGGATCCGTAACATTAATTTTAGGAGATTACGGCATATGTCCGAGGCATTACGCCCGTTTAAAGGAACGCTGCCCGTTATCGGTAAAAACGTCATGGTTGATCCTTCCAGCGTAGTTATCGGAGGGGTCACACTGGAGGATGATGTGAGCATCTGGCCGCTAGTGGTTATCCGGGGCGATGTCAACTTCATCCGGATTGGCTCGCGCACCAATATTCAGGATGGCAGCGTCTTGCACGTAACTCACCGTTCGGAAAAAAACGCGAATGGCAATCCATTGATTATCGGGGAAGATGTCACCGTCGGGCACAAAGCCATGCTGCATGGTTGCACGATAGGCAATCGTGTCCTGGTGGGCATGGGCTCAATCCTGCTTGATGGCGCCATCGTTGAAGATGACGTCATCATTGGTGCAGGCAGCCTGGTTTCGCCGGGAAAAACGCTGGAGAAAGGCTACCTTTATCTTGGTAGTCCGGCTAAAAAGGTTCGCCCGCTGACAGAGCAGGAACGGGAAGGGCTGCTTTATTCATCCAATAATTATGTACGCTGGAAAGACGAATATCTGGGCCAATCGCACCAGTGAAGCAATTGGCGCTTCCCATCAACGAATTTCATCACTAAACAGAAAGCGCCCCTGCTCATCGTATTCATCATCGCGAATCAGGCGTTCAAACTCATCTTCCCAATCCCAGCGATGTTCCCGGAACAGTGACAACCACTGTTCCGGCAGCGCATCACCATAACGTTCCAGCAAAATACGTCGTCTAATCACGCACTCGCGCTTAAACCCGCCGACCAGTACCGGAAAAATGATCGCCTCATCATGATCACACCATTCTTCCCGATCGGGGAACTGGATCGCCTGATTCATGCTCCCAGTTCCTGCTTCATTTTACGAATTACCGGCACGGCATCCGGCATGACGCCATGCCACAAATTGAACGCATGCGCTGCCTGCCAGACCAGCATTCCCATACCGTCAACATACCGCTGCGCTCCCTGTCGGATACACCACTTTAAAAAAGGAGTCGGCTCCGACTGGTAAAACATGTCATAACAACACACATCAGGAGAAATCAGAGAAGCCGGCAAATCAGGAACATCGCCCGCTACACCTGATGACGTGGCATTGATAATCAAATCAAAAGAATGGTTGCCCACTTTTTCTATTGGCAATGCACTCACCTGACCATAGCGGCTGAAATGCTCAGCCAATGCGTCAGCTCTGGCAAATGTGCGGTTAGTAATAACTAACTCGCATCCATACGCCAGCAAAGGCTGAATAACGCCACGTGCTGCGCCACCCGCACCAACCAGCAACACCCGATCATGAGGCTGGATAAATTCATGCTGCTGCAAATCACTCAGCAGACCAATACCATCAGTATTGTCGCCATAAAGCGAACCATCGACTTTCTTTTGGATCGTGTTGACGGCGCCTGCGGAACGAGCGCGCTCACTCAGCTCATCCATAGCCGCGCATGCACGCTCCTTGAACGGAGCCGTCACATTAGCGCCGCATGCGCCATGTTGAAAAAATGCTTTCAGGCTGTCCTCAAAGCCATCCAACGGCGCCAGTATGCGCTCGTATGTCAGCGAGATTCCCATCTGCTCGGCAAACAACGCATGAATGCGCGGCGATTTGCTGTGCGCAATAGGATGACCAAAAACCGCAAAAGATTGACTCACGGACACTTTGTTCTCCAGTATTTGCTACCCCTGACGCAGCATTTCCCCCGTCAGGGCATCACGAATTTCCGATGGGTTCAGGCGACCGCCAACCTCTCCATTCAGGACAGGGAAACCCTCGCCAAACTGCTCCGCCACTTCCCTGGCGGTACGACACGGCGGCTGGCCGCTCAGATTAGCGCTGGTAGAAACCAACGGCTTTCCAAATACCAGGCACAGTTGTTTCACCAGCGGGTGATCGCTAACTCGCACTGCCAACGAAGTAAACCGCCCAGTCAACCAATCCGGCGTCACCGTTTTGGCCGGGAGCACCCAGGTAACCGGTCCTGGCCAAGAGGCAAAGATGGTCTGACGCTGAATATCCGACAAGGCAGATATGTCGACATAAGGTTCCAGTTGCTGAAAATCCGCCGCAATCAGGATCAGCCCTTTCTCGCGTGGACGTTGTTTCAACGCCAACAAACGCTCTACCGCCGTTTCACTGTCAGGATCGCACCCGAGCCCAAATACAGCCTCCGTTGGATAGGCGATCACATTTTCTTCCCGCAGTTGCTGCAACAGCGGTGCTAAATCTTCAGAATTTATATTACTCATCACAATGACTTTCTTCAGCCGATACCGGCTTTCCACACAACTTACTGGCACAAAAGCGCCTTACGCCCTGCGCCGTTTTCTTCTCTATCAATAACGGGTAATGGCAATATTCGCATTCCCCGGCAATCGGTTTGTGATTCAGCGTAAACTGGCAGGCAGGGTAACGTTCGCAGGAGTGAAACGTCTTGCCATAGCGGGACTTACGCTGCAGCAATCGGCCTTCATGGCACTGGGGACATGTCAGTGTCGTTTCGTCTGGGCGATCAATTGCTTCCGTATGCTCGCATTCTGGATAGTTACTGCAACAGATGAACATGCCATAACGCCCCTGACGCAGCACCAGCGCCGACTGGCAACGAGGACAATGCTGCCCATCCAGCACCTTCACCACATGCCCATCGGCATAGGCTTTAAGCGGTCGAATATAATGACATTTGGGATAACGGGAACAACCAAGAAACGGGCCGTGCTGTCCGGAACGGATAACCAACACGGCCCCACATTCAGGGCACACCTGTTGCGGCTTTTCAGCAATAAGTATGGTTTTGACCATGATTTACTTTGATTCCCGACTACTGCAAATACCCTTCATTGGCTTCAAAGAGTAAATCTTCCATTTGCTGGTAAGCATTTTCGCAACCAGGCACATTGAATAACACCATCAGAATGACCCATTTTAGATCTTCCAGGTCAAAATCCTGCGTTTCAAGCGCCATTACCCGATCAATGACCATCTCACGGGTTTCCAAACTGAGCACTTTAATCTGCTCAAGAAACAGCAGAAAGCCGCGGCAATCCACATCCAGACGTTGTTCCTCTTCAGCGGTGTAAAAACGCAACGCCAGAGGGTCGCTGGCCAGCGCCAGCGGCGGGGTTTGTCCTTCCTGCAAGTCGGCCAGTTTTTCCAGCCAATCCAACGCGCTGTAGATATCGTCGCGATCAAATCCCGCGCGGGTGAGGTCATCAGTCAACGTATCTTGATCGACACGCATTTCGGTTTCATTGTGGATGTAAGTTTCAAACAAGTACATGAGTACGTCGAACATGGCCTGCCCTCCTTATACGGACATAGCCGCCGGGTACAGCTGCGATCCACCCTGCTAACTCCAGATCCAGTAACTTACTCACCACCTCTGGCACAGGTTGGCCGGCACGTTCAGCGACAACGTCAACAGGTGTAACCTCATCTCCTACGGTAGCCAACACATCAGCAAATGGCAATTCCAGTTCACCTTCCGTCGCACAAATAATTTCCGGAATGCCCTCACCAGGAATATCGGCAAACCAGCGCAGTCCATTATGGAGTTGTTCAAAAATGTCCTGAGGCTGGGTAACCAGGCTGGCCCCTTGCTGTATCAACCAATGGTTACCTTCCGTCATCGGATTCCCGATCGGACCGGGCAGAGCGAATACCTCACGATTTTGCTCCAATGCATAACGCGCCGTCACCAGCGAACCGCTACGCATTGATGCTTCCACTACCAGAACTCCCAGACTTAATCCGCTGATGATGCGATTGCGGCGTGGAAAATTCACCGGCAACGGCCGGGTATTCAGGGGAAACTCTGACACCAGCGCCCCACCCTGCTGCACAATAGCATCCGCCAGCGTCAGATGCCGGCGTGGATAAAGCTGGTTTAATCCGCTCCCCAATACCGCAATGGTTTTCCCACCTGCCTGCAGAGCGGCCTGATGGGCAATACCATCAATCCCCACGGCTAATCCGCTGGTTATGGTCAGATGATTCAGGCTAAGTTGCTGGCTGAAGACATGCCCCCACTGTTCGCCGTAGGCGCTATTGTTGCGACTGCCAATCACCGCGACCTGCGGAGATGACAGTACGCCCACATCTCCCGCGACATACAAACATAGCGGGGGAGAAACGATGTTACTGAGCAAAGGGGGATAATCGGCGCTGTTGAATGTCACCAGGTGATGCTCCGGCTTTTCCAGCCAGTGCGCTGTATTCTGGATATCCAGAACGCTCAGAGTGAGAAACTGTTCGGTCTGATTTTCCGTCAGGCCCAGCGATTTCAGATATTCCGCCGGATACGAATTTTCGGCCTGCAATTGACCGAACAGTGCCGCGCATCGTTTGGCGCCGAGGCCTTTAACCGACGCCAGACGCAACCAGATTTCCATATCCGTCATATCCCACTCCGCATCCTACCGTGTCATGGCCGTGATGCTGTCAATCACCCCTGGAAATGTCTACAATAAAGGCTGGAGCGTTCTAACCACCTGAATACAGATCTAAACATATATGTCAGTGTTGCAAGTATTACATTTCCCCGATGAGCGGCTTCGCATTAAGGCGCAGCCGGTAAAAGAAGTTAATGCAGAGATTCAGCGTATCGTGGACGATATGTTCGATACCATGTACGAGGAAGAAGGCATTGGCCTCGCGGCCACGCAGGTTGATATCCATCAGCGCATCATCGTAATTGATGTGTCAGAAGAGCGGGATCAACGGCTGGTTTTGATCAACCCCGAACTGCTGGAGAAATCCGGCGATACCGGAATTGAAGAAGGCTGTTTGTCCATTCCTGAAACTCGTGCGCTGGTTCCGCGGGCAGAACGCGTCAGCGTGCGCGCGTTGG
The DNA window shown above is from Dickeya dadantii NCPPB 898 and carries:
- the iclR gene encoding glyoxylate bypass operon transcriptional repressor IclR gives rise to the protein MTPPEAAKRGKKPRAAGASPAQPAGQVQSLTRGLTLLEYIAKANGSIALTDLAQQAGLPNSTTHRLLTTMQQQGFVRQVGDLGLWTIGTHAFIVGSSFLQSRNLLSLVHPMLRQLMESSGETVNLAVLDQSDYQAIIIDQVQCTALMRMSAPIGGKLPMHASGAGKAFLAMLPDDNITQLLHRKGLHSYTPHTLSAQTLKENLTSIRRQGYALDDEEHALGLRCVAACILDEHHEAFAAISISGPVSRITDDRITELGALVIKAAKEITYQYGGAR
- the metA gene encoding homoserine O-acetyltransferase MetA, with the protein product MPIRVPDELPAVSFLRNENVFVMASSRARTQEIRPLKVLVLNLMPKKIETENQFLRLLSNSPLQVDIQLLRIDSRESKNTPAEHLNNFYCDFEDIEHENFDGLIVTGAPLGLVDFCDVVYWPQIERVVNWAKEHVTSTLFVCWAVQAALNVLYGIPKLTRDVKLSGVYSHHTLQPHAPLTRGFDETFLAPHSRYADFPSDVIREHTDLDILVESEEAGAYLFASKDKRLAFVTGHPEYDALTLASEYFRDCDAGLNPVIPVNYFPGDNPQKTPRATWRSHGHLLFSNWLNYYVYQITPFDLRHMNPTLD
- a CDS encoding gamma carbonic anhydrase family protein, whose translation is MSEALRPFKGTLPVIGKNVMVDPSSVVIGGVTLEDDVSIWPLVVIRGDVNFIRIGSRTNIQDGSVLHVTHRSEKNANGNPLIIGEDVTVGHKAMLHGCTIGNRVLVGMGSILLDGAIVEDDVIIGAGSLVSPGKTLEKGYLYLGSPAKKVRPLTEQEREGLLYSSNNYVRWKDEYLGQSHQ
- the aceA gene encoding isocitrate lyase, with the protein product MSTSRTQQIEQLEQEWNTPRWKGITRPYRAEDVVNLRGSVNPACTLAQLGAEKLWKLLNGKSRKGYVNCLGALTGGQALQQAKAGLEAVYLSGWQVAADANLAASMYPDQSLYPSNSVPEVVQRINNTFRRADQIQWANGIGQDDPRYTDYFLPIVADAEAGFGGVLNAFELMKSMIEAGAAAVHFEDQLASVKKCGHMGGKVLVPTQEAVQKLVAARLAADVLGVPTLLVARTDADAADLLTSDCDDYDRDFVTGERTVEGFYRTRAGVEQAISRGLAYAPYADLVWCETSTPDLALARRFAEAIHACFPGKLLAYNCSPSFNWKKNLDDRTIARFQDELSEMGYKYQFITLAGIHSMWFNMFDLAHAYAQGEGMKHYVEKVQQPEFAAIKQGYTFSSHQQEVGTGYFDKVTTLIQGGASSVTALTGSTEEQQF
- the aceB gene encoding malate synthase A, with the translated sequence MTQQTISRELAFTAVFGEEERQILTAEAVDFLTMLVSRFTPQRNRLLAERQAVQARIDNGELPNFISETNSIRRADWKVRGIPADLLDRRVEITGPVERKMVINALNANVKVFMADFEDSLAPSWSKVIEGQINLRDAVRGTITYTSETGKIYQLKPDPAVLICRVRGLHLPEKHVLWRDEPIPGSLFDFALYFFHNYRQLLAKGSGPYFYLPKTQSWQEAAWWGEVFSYTEDHFGLTRGTIKATILIETLPAVFQMDEILYHLRDHIVGLNCGRWDYIFSYIKTLKNHPDRVLPDRQSVTMDKPFLNAYSRLLIKTCHRRGAFAMGGMAAFIPSKDVERNAWVQEKVRQDKELEARNGHDGTWIAHPGLADTVMPVFDRLLGDRPNQLDMLREDDAAATADELLAPCPGERTEAGMRANIRVAVQYIEAWISGNGCVPIYGLMEDAATAEISRTSIWQWIHHGKTLSDGRVVTKALFRQMLAEEMQVIRVELGDARFDGGRFEEAARLMERITTQDALIDFLTLPGYDLLD
- the aceK gene encoding bifunctional isocitrate dehydrogenase kinase/phosphatase, coding for MSRGREQLVAQTILQGFDAQYGRFLEVTAGAQQRFEQADWHAVQQAMKQRIQLYDHHVGLVVEQLGCITDRQCYDAAFVARVKQIYTALLPDYPRFEIAESFFNSVYCRLFNHRELTPDKLFVFSSQPARRFQEIPRPLARTYQPDGGWPAMLEAVLTALPLRLPWENLTRDIGYVVRSLREAFPAASLANASLQVANELFYRNKAAWLVGKLRLPGGVFPFLLPIHHNERGALFIDTCLTRHADASIVFGFARSYFMVYAPLPSALVAWLREILPGKTTAELYLAIGCQKHSKTEYYREYLDFIAGTQEPFITAPGVKGMVMLVFTLPTFDRVFKVIKDRFAPQKEVSEARVRECYRLVKEHDRVGRMADTQEYENFVLEKARISPELLAELRREVPDKLEDLGDRLVIRHLYMERRMTPLNLYLEQVDGQALRDVIDEYGNAIRQLAAANIFPGDMLFKNFGVTRHGRVVFYDYDEICYMTEVNFRDIPPPRDPADELAAEPWYSVGPNDVFPEEFRQFLCSDRRLLPLFEELHNDLFRAEYWRALQQRIRDGYIEDVYAYRRRKRFSLRYADPVTSAGALTS